A DNA window from Carassius auratus strain Wakin unplaced genomic scaffold, ASM336829v1 scaf_tig00216129, whole genome shotgun sequence contains the following coding sequences:
- the LOC113097190 gene encoding uncharacterized protein LOC113097190, with product MPQAAGSYGFINPGCTAGTPENESVHEMGFVTTFQPDARSLPLCNSDARLLGSLAPLEERRLLRTGNPSGDGYDAESCDDRCVLNRLGRHPGGQNGERSVAEQTKFSAHKLFRAYGRMESSESFSASPAGTSCARTLRQYHDSGLYQPSGRRALVETSRSSLQASSVERTGFPVVTRDSCSGPSKQRRGSSIKGKPNLRRLAPSPADSGCVMDEIRTGNRRSIRLARKLPLSYVLLAKGRGRAPRGGCTGPPVAQCAAVCLSSPVPDNSYTGQGERAGPVSHSDSTQVAQSTMAGGDNPSVICRAVAPSPPHGSIVPSERGDLSPAPGQGGSLGLARERTNLSALGLSPRVIATIQNARAVSTRSLYGSKWRVFEGWCDGRGLTSYQCSVPDILCFLQDLLEKDRSFSTIKVYLAAISACHVGFEGSTVGQHPLIRRFMKGARRRLPVIRRTVPEWDLSMVLEALSQYPFEPLGSISLKLLSFKTALLLALASAKRVSELHAFSVHPSCTKFSLSGDMVSLRPNPAFMPKCFPAFTSEVLELSAFHPPPFSSLEDERLNALCPVRALRTYMNRTSAFRKSDQLFISWAPPHGGNPISKQRLSHWLVNAIALAYESKGMQPPGGIRAHSTRGIATSWALFRGVSLKDICSAASWASPHTFVRYYRLDVTNISVAHSVLGVGSA from the coding sequence ATGCCTCAGGCTGCAGGGTCTTATGGCTTCATCAATCCAGGTTGTACCGCTGGgactcctgagaatgagagcgttCATGAAATGGGTTTTGTCACTACATTTCAGCCCGACGCGCGATCTTTGCCGCTCTGTAATAGTGACGCGCGCCTGCTCGGCAGCCTTGCGCCACTGGAAGAGCGCAGACTTTTACGCACAGGGAACCCCTCTGGGGACGGTTATGATGCGGAAAGTTGTGACGACAGATGCGTCCTTAACAGGCTGGGGCGCCACCCAGGAGGGCAGAACGGTGAACGGTCTGTGGCCGAGCAGACTAAGTTCAGCGCACATAAATTATTTAGAGCTTATGGCCGTATGGAAAGCTCTGAATCATTTTCTGCCTCGCCTGCAGGGACATCATGTGCTCGTACGCTGCGACAATACCACGACAGTGGCTTATATCAACCGTCAGGGCGGCGTGCGCTCGTCGAAACTTCACGCTCTAGCTTACAAGCTTCTAGTGTGGAGCGCACAGGTTTTCCTGTCGTTACGCGCGACTCATGTTCCGGGCCTTCTAAACAGAGGCGCGGATCTTCTATCAAGGGGAAACCCAATCTACGGAGATTGGCGCCTTCACCCGCAGATAGTGGCTGTGTTATGGATGAGATTCGGACAGGCAACCGTAGATCTATTCGCCTCGCGCGAAAACTACCATTGTCCTATGTTCTTCTCGCTAAAGGACGTGGACGCGCCCCTCGGGGTGGATGCACTGGCCCACCCGTGGCCCAGTGTGCTGCTGTATGCCTTTCCTCCCCTGTGCCTGATAATTCCTACACTGGCCAGGGTGAGAGAGCAGGGCCTGTCTCTCATTCTGATAGCACCCAGGTGGCCCAAAGCACCATGGCTGGCGGAGATAATCCCTCTGTTATATGCCGAGCCGTGGCGCCTTCCCCCCCGCACGGATCTATTGTCCCAAGCGAACGGGGAGATTTATCACCCGCACCCGGACAGGGTGGCTCTTTGGGCTTGGCCCGTGAGAGGACGAACCTAAGCGCACTTGGGCTTTCGCCGCGTGTGATTGCTACTATACAGAATGCCAGGGCCGTTTCTACGCGATCCTTGTATGGCAGTAAGTGGCGAGTGTTCGAAGGGTGGTGTGATGGGCGTGGTCTCACatcttatcagtgctcagttcctGATATTTTGTGTTTCCTCCAGGACCTCCTAGAAAAAGACAGGTCTTTTTCCACAATTAAGGTCTACTTGGCTGCGATTTCGGCCTGTCATGTGGGCTTTGAGGGCTCAACAGTCGGGCAGCATCCTCTAATCCGCAGATTTATGAAGGGTGCCCGTCGCCGCTTGCCAGTCATCAGGAGGACGGTTCCTGAGTGGGATCTCTCCATGGTGTTGGAGGCTCTGTCTCAATATCCTTTTGAACCTCTTGGAAGTATTTCCCTAAAGCTGCTGTCCTTCAAGACAGCTTTGCTCTTGGCCTTGGCATCAGCCAAACGTGTCAGTGAGCTACATGCATTTTCGGTTCATCCCTCGTGCACTAAATTCTCTCTTAGTGGAGATATGGTTTCCCTTAGGCCTAATCCGGCCTTCATGCCGAAGTGCTTCCCTGCGTTCACTTCGGAGGTGTTGGAGCTGTCCGCTTTTCACCCTCCACCTTTTTCCTCCCTGGAGGATGAGAGGCTAAATGCTCTGTGTCCCGTCCGTGCCTTACGGACATATATGAACAGGACCAGTGCTTTCCGGAAGAGCGACCAGCTCTTTATTTCATGGGCACCCCCTCATGGAGGGAATCCTATTTCTAAGCAACGCCTCTCACATTGGCTTGTGAATGCTATAGCTTTGGCTTATGAATCAAAGGGTATGCAGCCACCAGGGGGCATCAGAGCTCATTCCACGAGGGGCATTGCCACCTCTTGGGCTTTGTTTAGGGGAGTGTCGCTAAAGGACATCTGCTCCGCTGCTAGTTGGGCTTCTCCTCATACCTTTGTGCGTTATTACCGGCTGGATGTCACCAATATCTCGGTAGCACATTCGGTTTTAGGGGTGGGGTCTGCTTAG